The Prochlorococcus sp. MIT 1300 genome has a window encoding:
- a CDS encoding chlorophyll a/b-binding protein translates to MPTSTNQDLNDNSELLPEEKQSIEDRAPQPPSTSATTKDIPVFGWSGYAERINGRFAMVGFIALLLVELFSQDTFLHWAGLIP, encoded by the coding sequence ATGCCTACATCAACCAATCAAGACCTTAATGACAATTCTGAACTTCTCCCTGAGGAAAAACAATCAATAGAGGATCGAGCACCTCAACCGCCCTCAACAAGTGCTACCACTAAAGACATTCCTGTCTTTGGCTGGAGTGGTTATGCCGAAAGAATTAACGGGCGATTTGCCATGGTTGGATTTATAGCACTTCTCTTAGTAGAGCTATTCAGTCAAGATACGTTCTTGCACTGGGCAGGTCTGATCCCTTAA
- a CDS encoding Ycf66 family protein, which produces MINASLNWASIYGIALMVCGAGLYFMRSFKPALARDYDVFFSAIGLLCGGILLVQGWRLDPILQFGNFLLTGTVIFFGYESVRLRGVATDQARRSSYFDEDQPPPSMGGGGFNDRWEDSYDQLEEPQQFRRRFTGQMNDTSDSSEEDFYRPRRTSRAAIPEEAASRRRPSRSEAEPWREQSERSRRMARFGRQNDESESSPSFGERRSLRQDQRRGSRPSPNQQTTRRSSSADTEGSPRQRDLSSTSSGTSRSPRGASMRRSVEDAAFSPSNPRAMGSRTNQDQNSSVSRSSQTPTSVRSDSPQSRSTPRQIRPRDNSSRFDD; this is translated from the coding sequence GGCGCGTGATTACGATGTCTTCTTTTCCGCTATAGGTCTTCTTTGTGGAGGCATCCTTTTAGTTCAGGGATGGAGGCTGGATCCAATATTGCAGTTCGGGAATTTTCTTCTTACTGGAACTGTAATTTTCTTTGGATATGAAAGCGTTCGTTTAAGAGGTGTCGCTACTGATCAGGCGCGACGCTCTTCTTACTTTGACGAAGATCAACCTCCCCCTTCTATGGGCGGAGGTGGCTTTAATGATCGTTGGGAGGACTCTTACGATCAACTTGAAGAACCTCAGCAATTCCGGAGAAGATTCACTGGGCAGATGAATGACACCTCTGATTCATCAGAGGAGGATTTTTATAGGCCTCGCAGAACATCAAGAGCAGCTATTCCTGAGGAGGCAGCTAGCAGGAGGAGACCTTCTAGATCCGAAGCTGAACCTTGGCGAGAACAGTCAGAAAGATCAAGGCGGATGGCTAGATTTGGCCGTCAGAACGATGAATCTGAAAGTAGTCCAAGTTTTGGAGAGAGAAGAAGCCTGCGCCAAGATCAAAGGCGTGGGAGTAGGCCATCTCCTAATCAACAAACGACTCGTCGTAGCTCATCAGCTGACACAGAAGGATCACCCAGGCAGAGGGATTTGTCTTCGACATCATCAGGCACATCTAGATCTCCTAGGGGAGCTTCAATGAGACGATCTGTTGAGGATGCAGCCTTTTCACCTTCTAACCCTCGAGCCATGGGTTCAAGAACAAATCAAGATCAAAATTCATCTGTATCTAGATCAAGCCAAACTCCAACATCCGTTAGGTCAGATTCGCCTCAAAGTCGATCAACTCCTAGACAAATAAGACCCAGGGATAACAGCTCTCGCTTTGACGACTGA
- a CDS encoding TolB family protein, with the protein MNFAAFVGISTIACLLGLAGCSNRVISTSSGLFDRSEQEPALSGDGQKMAVIVDQLGRPTVQLRDLRNGNLLDLKNLSRNQPHSSPSLSWNGRYLAVITQRGNKRVVVIQDRLTGRLHPLPLIGQRYPIRVSLAPDARQIALQVAVQGKWRIELFDLTKTLEPDEAAGLRLLTPQIERTQ; encoded by the coding sequence TTGAATTTTGCTGCTTTTGTTGGCATTTCAACTATTGCTTGCCTGCTAGGTCTAGCTGGCTGCTCTAATAGAGTTATTAGTACTTCTAGTGGCCTATTTGATAGAAGTGAGCAAGAACCGGCTTTAAGCGGTGATGGTCAGAAAATGGCTGTAATTGTTGATCAGCTTGGCAGGCCTACGGTTCAATTGCGAGACCTAAGAAATGGGAATCTTCTTGACCTAAAAAATCTTTCTAGGAATCAACCGCATAGTTCACCTTCTTTGAGTTGGAATGGGCGTTATTTGGCTGTAATAACTCAAAGAGGTAACAAACGTGTTGTGGTGATTCAGGATCGATTAACAGGACGTCTCCATCCACTCCCATTGATAGGTCAACGTTATCCAATTCGAGTGAGCTTGGCTCCTGATGCTCGTCAGATCGCTTTACAAGTAGCTGTTCAGGGAAAGTGGCGGATTGAGCTTTTTGATTTGACTAAGACTCTCGAGCCTGATGAGGCTGCTGGACTTCGTCTTCTCACTCCGCAAATTGAGAGGACGCAATGA